The following coding sequences are from one Ornithodoros turicata isolate Travis chromosome 1, ASM3712646v1, whole genome shotgun sequence window:
- the LOC135381338 gene encoding uncharacterized protein LOC135381338, producing MGTCKPAKTPIERAPPPQERRDEKQSSVSTNEGLKDLPYQNLIGSLMYLAQAIRPDIAYATNYLSQFNNCFDESHWNRAKRVPRYLSGTKTAGITYTACGQPLVGYTDASLNEDSTGRSRCGYVFTLSQGAVSWKSTRQQVVALSTCEAEYLALTECMKEGKWLKMFLGELALQRHCGGEMQLFCDYQSAIKLAENPVYHQRTKHIQLKYLYSRNEIESKQFSLSFIPTDVMIADSLTKPVLRAKNAFCAQGFGLYLP from the coding sequence ATGGGAACCTGCAAACCGGCTAAAACGCCAATCGAAAGAGCACCTCCTCCGCAAGAAAGACGGGACGAAAAGCAAAGCAGTGTTAGCACGAATGAGGGGCTAAAGGACCTACCCTATCAAAACCTCATCGGTAGCCTCATGTATTTGGCACAGGCAATCAGACCAGACATCGCCTATGCCACCAACTACTTAAGCCAATTCAACAACTGCTTTGATGAGTCGCATTGGAACAGGGCGAAGCGCGTTCCCCGCTACCTGTCTGGAACGAAGACAGCCGGGATAACTTACACTGCCTGTGGACAACCACTCGTCGGGTACACTGATGCAAGTTTGAACGAAGACTCAACAGGAAGGTCTAGGTGCGGATACGTCTTTACTCTATCCCAAGGGGCTGTCAGTTGGAAGTCTACTCGGCAGCAGGTCGTCGCGCTTTCTACTTGCGAAGCCGAATATCTCGCTCTAACGGAGTGCATGAAAGAAGGGAAGTGGTTGAAGATGTTCTTAGGCGAACTGGCCCTACAAAGGCACTGCGGGGGAGAGATGCAACTTTTCTGCGACTACCAGTCCGCCATCAAACTGGCAGAGAATCCCGTATATCACCAGAGGACCAAGCACATACAGTTGAAGTACCTCTACTCCCGGAACGAGATCGAGAGCAAGCAGTTCAGTTTGTCATTCATCCCAACAGACGTCATGATCGCAGACTCCCTCACTAAACCTGTACTGCGCGCCAAAAATGCCTTCTGCGCCCAAGGTTTCGGACTTTACCTCCCATGA
- the LOC135381321 gene encoding uncharacterized protein LOC135381321 — protein sequence MASPQAGDPNVDLAPSASPSAVPASSVSPASTQVRLPPFWAHDPLLWFVQVDNFFHMRHITSETTKYQHLVESLPPSAAAEVRDLLLAPAADKPYSVLRDALVKRLMSSQEHRLQQVLSSEELGDRRPTQFLRHLQFLFGDKASSMDPAILKELFLQRLPPHVRVSLAASGALPLSELAELADRVLDIAPPTVAAMPCNTQSTSIPVRLR from the coding sequence ATGGCTTCCCCTCAagctggtgacccgaacgtggacCTTGCCCCTTCTGCTTCGCCGTCAGCGGTACCGGCCTCTTCAGTCAGCCCGGCTTCCACGCAAGTCCGTCTCCCCCCATTCTGGGCCCATGATCCCCTCCTCTGGTTTGTCCAGGTGGACAATTTCTTCCACATGCGACACATTACATCAGAAACCACCAAGTACCAGCACCTGGTTGAAAGTCTTCCCCCGTCCGCCGCCGCTGAGGTTCGGGACCTTCTCCTCGCGCCGGCGGCAGACAAACCCTATTCAGTCCTCCGGGACGCTCTCGTTAAACGGCTCATGTCATCCCAGGAGCACCGTTTGCAGCAAGTGCTTTCATCTGAAGAGCTCGGTGATCGTCGCCCCACTCAATTTCTCCGCCATCTGCAGTTCCTTTTTGGCGACAAGGCATCATCTATGGACCCTGCTATCCTCAAGGAACTTTTCCTCCAGAGACTCCCTCCCCATGTACGCGTGTCACTAGCAGCATCGGGCGCCCTGCCCCTCTCAGAGCTAGCAGAACTCGCCGACCGCGTCCTGGACATCGCCCCTCCCACCGTCGCCGCGATGCCCTGCAATACGCAATCCACTTCGATTCCTGTCCGGCTCCGGTGA